In Zerene cesonia ecotype Mississippi chromosome 17, Zerene_cesonia_1.1, whole genome shotgun sequence, a single genomic region encodes these proteins:
- the LOC119833571 gene encoding monocarboxylate transporter 7-like yields the protein MDEAFAHLEQNTPKEGKKTLIAPDGGWGYVVCIGVGFTFMLGFGSSNAFGILFNNFFMEQDGASGLPLVIGVYNGALSIAGFLSGIALKKYSFRQVGLVGAGLFILGDVLTIFVQRTYQLVFTFGVIRGAGFGVMIPVSFTAFNCYFTKKRTAMMSANQTMSSMASITFPILVTFLLAEYGFRWTLALIMAVDLHLLFAMIVMHPVEWHMIKVSEDAIKELSSLCDVKKIKNESEVTDETVVKMLPGDDVVEDKTSQVRHESIQKNIIKMIYANVELDLLKDPRFVCTLVGLGFAFVSDVTYLAMEPMLLFSYQYSKMQVATCVMAGAIADLAARFILAVFTYFYNVDSRKLFFIGTFITMILRIVLVTSDNVTFVFAITIISGLVRCSVQVLFPLVLVTAAPDRFPAALALHILFSGCLMLMADPMIGVIYEATGSYVSCFIAMSFCCFVCIVLWTVEFFVYRKKT from the exons ATGGATGAGGCATTCGCACATTTGGAACAAAATACACCGAAAGAAGGAAAAAAAACTTTGATAGCGCCGGACGGGGGTTGGGGATACGTAGTTTGTATTGGTGTTGGATTTACTTTC ATGCTTGGGTTCGGATCATCAAATGCTTTTGGAATATTGTTCAATAACTTTTTCATGGAACAAGACGGTGCTAGTGGACTTCCTCTTGTTATAGGTGTTTATAATGGAGCACTTTCAATAGCAG GTTTTCTAAGTGGCATAGCATTGAAGAAATATTCGTTCAGACAAGTTGGTTTGGTTGGAGCGGGACTGTTCATTTTAGGAgatgttttaacaattttcgTGCAACGCACTTATCAATTGGTATTTACGTTTGGTGTTATACgag GGGCTGGTTTTGGAGTGATGATACCAGTTAGTTTTACGGCATTTAACTGTTACTTTACGAAAAAACGAACTGCCATGATGAGCGCAAATCAAACTATGAGTAGTATGGCATCCATAACTTTTCCCATCCTTGTCACGTTCCTCCTGGCAGAATATGGGTTTAGGTGGACTCTCGCATTAATCATGGCGGTggatttacatttattatttgccaTGATAGTCATGCATCCTGTGGAATGGCACATGATTAAGGTGTCCGAGGATGCCATAAAAG AACTGTCTTCACTTTgtgatgttaaaaaaataaaaaatgagtcTGAAGTAACTGACGAAACCGTCGTAAAAATGTTGCCAGGAGATGACGTCGTTGAAGATAAGACATCACAGGTTCGGCACGAATcgattcaaaaaaatattat AAAAATGATTTACGCAAACGTAGAGTTAGATCTATTGAAAGACCCCAGATTCGTCTGCACTTTAGTCGGACTTGGCTTCGCTTTTGTGTCTGACGTAACCTATCTTGCGATGGAACCCATGTTGTTGTTTTCTTATCAGTACTCTAAG ATGCAGGTGGCTACGTGCGTCATGGCTGGTGCTATTGCTGACTTGGCTGCTAGATTTATTTTAGCGGTTTTCacatacttttataatgtCGATAGCagaaaactgttttttattggGACATTCATTACTATGATACTTCGAATTG TTCTGGTAACCTCTGACAACGTAACATTTGTGTTCGCAATAACAATCATATCGGGCCTCGTAAGATGTTCAGTACAAGTACTATTCCCCTTGGTGTTGGTGACTGCAGCACCCGACCGTTTTCCGGCCGCCTTAGCACTCCATATTCTGTTCTCTGGATGTCTTATGTTGATGGCCGATCCGATGATAG GTGTAATTTATGAAGCGACAGGAAGTTATGTCAGCTGTTTTATTGCGATGAGCTTTTGCTGTTTCGTTTGCATTGTTCTCTGGACTGTAGAATTCTTTGTGTATCGTAAAAAAACGTGA
- the LOC119833547 gene encoding cytochrome P450 4g15-like: protein MTVVEDVQTYQLSTRLIFYPLVLLATGLWLLYRWQQQSRLHKLGNKLPGPMAIPVFGNALIALGKKPEELVRYALQYAEIYGTVVRGWFGSKLIVFLSDPDDVEVILNSQVHIDKASEYRFFKPWLGEGLLISSGEKWRSHRKMIAPTFHINVLKSFVDTFNQNSRSVVSKMKTEMGKVFDVHDYMSGVTVDILLETAMGITKETQDQSGFDYAMAVMKMCDIIHQRHYKFWLRFDSIFKLTSFFEKQKQLLGIIHGLTNKVIKNKKERYIQNKSKGITPGIVEEKMSSENETGLANVKTLADTVFKGYRDDLDFNDENDVGEKKRLAFLDLMIESAQNGTNKITDHEIKEEVDTIMFEGHDTTAAGSSFFLCLLGIHQDIQARVYDELYSIFGDSDRPCTFEDTLQMKYMERVIFESLRMYPPVPIIARKLNRDVKISTNNYVLPAGSTVVVGTFQIHRNPKYYKNPNVFDPDNFLPENTQNRHYYSYIPFSAGPRSCVGRKYALLKLKILLSTILRNYKMVSDVTEDQYVLQADIILKRNDGFRVQIEPRKRVPSTAA, encoded by the exons ATGACGGTCGTCGAAGATGTTCAGACGTACCAGCTATCGACGcgcttaattttttatcctcTAGTACTTCTTGCCACCGGATTATGGCTCCTATACAGATGGCAACAACAGTCAAGATTACACAAACTAGGAAACAAACTGCCGGGGCCCATGGCCATTCCTGTATTTGGAAATGCTCTGATAGCCCTCGGTAAAAAACCAGAAG AATTGGTGAGATACGCCCTGCAATACGCCGAAATCTACGGAACAGTCGTCCGTGGTTGGTTCGGCTCCAAACTGATTGTGTTCTTGAGCGACCCTGATGATGTAGAAGTAATCCTCAACAGCCAAGTGCACATCGACAAAGCCTCTGAGTACAGATTCTTCAAGCCCTGGCTTGGTGAAGGTCTTCTTATCAGTTCAG gcGAGAAATGGAGGTCCCACCGCAAGATGATTGCTCCCACTTTCCACATCAACGTCCTGAAGTCCTTCGTGGACACCTTCAATCAGAACAGCAGGAGTGTTGTCAGCAAGATGAAGACCGAAATGGGAAAAGTTTTTGATGTCCATGACTACATGAGCGGTGTTACCGTTGACATTCTTTTGG AAACCGCTATGGGCATTACCAAGGAAACTCAAGACCAATCCGGCTTTGACTACGCTATGGCTGTGATGAA GATGTGCGATATCATCCACCAAAGGCACTACAAATTCTGGCTTCGCTTCGACTCAATCTTCAAGCTTACCTCTTTCTTCGAAAAGCAAAAGCAACTGTTAGGCATCATCCACGGTCTCACAAACaag gtaattaaaaacaagaaaGAGCGATACATCCAGAACAAGTCTAAAGGTATTACACCTGGCATCGTAGAGGAGAAAATGTCGTCAGAAAACGAGACAGGTCTTGCCAATGTTAAGACTCTGGCTGACACAGTCTTCAAGGGCTACCGCGATGACCTTGACTTCAACGATGAAAACGACGTCG gTGAGAAGAAGCGCCTTGCTTTCTTGGACCTTATGATTGAGTCCGCTCAAAACGGCACAAACAAAATCACTGATCATGAAATCAAGGAAGAGGTTGATACTATTATGTTTGAG GGTCACGATACAACAGCAGCTGGCTCCAGTTTCTTCCTCTGCCTGCTCGGAATTCACCAAGACATCCAAGCCAGGGTCTACGATGAGCTTTACTCCATCTTCGGAGACTCTGACCGCCCCTGCACTTTCGAAGACACGCTCCAAATGAAATACATGGAAAGGGTCATCTTCGAATCGCTCAGAATGTACCCACCAGTGCCAATCATAGCCAGAAAATTGAACCGCGACGTTAAGATTT CCACAAACAACTACGTGCTTCCCGCTGGATCTACGGTAGTGGTTGGCACCTTCCAGATCCACCGCAATCCGAAATACTACAAGAACCCCAATGTGTTTGACCCTGACAACTTCTTGCCAGAGAACACACAGAACAGACACTACTATAGCTACATTCCATTCAGTGCTGGCCCCAGGAGTTGTGTTG gTCGTAAATACGCTCTTCTGAAGTTAAAGATCCTCCTGTCTACCATCCTCCGTAACTACAAAATGGTATCTGATGTTACCGAGGACCAGTACGTATTACAAGCTGACATCATCCTTAAGAGAAATGATGGCTTCAGGGTTCAAATCGAACCAAGGAAACGGGTCCCATCTACCGCCGCTTAA